One Maniola jurtina chromosome 24, ilManJurt1.1, whole genome shotgun sequence DNA window includes the following coding sequences:
- the LOC123877647 gene encoding cell growth-regulating nucleolar protein — protein sequence MVVFTCAHCGESVQKPKVEKHYLTKCRNKNPNVSCMDCFKDFLGKDYEAHTKCVTEEERYSAKGFAAKEKKGEKKQNVWVDMIQSVLDEQKDASSNVLRILETISKHNNTPRKKPKFINFVKNVCGNKTNIKDIDQAWEIVSVKLSALSNLNAQNANNKKEEKNEPTEDSVTEEKQNGDVNDTLENGKEVNGVDKEEDTENEKVQNGIEKSDQKLSKKQRKEEKKRRKYEAELQSVEAAPEQTEEEPEVPKKGKKNKNKENSHAQEQVNGQETDKNKKRKRQDTVNQPDIEENGVADMENLAIKEKTIKKKLRKDSKHEADESVCLHDQNVANGETEATETNGKNGKFNWHEVIISLLKKKDNELPFKRLQKKVLGEYSEYTGCEVDDRIADKFIKKLKSAPNVRVDKNRVLLLDE from the exons ATGGTTGTATTCACATGCGCTCACTGCGGGGAATCTGTGCAGAAGCCGAAAGTTGAAAAACATTATTTGACCAAATGCAGGAACAAGAATCCCAATGTGTCGTGTATGGACTGTTTTAAAGACTTCTT AGGCAAAGATTATGAAGCTCATACTAAATGTGTAACCGAGGAAGAACGTTACTCGGCCAAGGGCTTTGCTGCTAAGGAAAAGAAAGGTGAAAAGAAACAGAATGTCTGGGTAGACATGATACAATCTGTGCTTGACGAGCAGAAAGACGCATCTAGTAATGTCTTAAGAATCCTTGAGACAATAAGCAAACACAACAACACACCAAGAAagaaacctaaattcattaACTTTGTTAAAAATGTATGTGGAAATAAGACTAATATCAAAGATATTGACCAAGCGTGGGAGATAGTTTCCGTTAAACTGTCTGCTTTATCGAATTTAAATGCTCAGAATGCCAATaacaaaaaagaagaaaaaaatgaGCCAACTGAAGATTCTGTTACAGAAGAGAAGCAAAATGGCGATGTGAATGATACTTTAGAAAATGGTAAAGAAGTGAATGGTGTCGATAAAGAAGAAGATACTGAAAATGAGAAAGTACAAAATGGAATTGAAAAATCAGATCAAAAGCTTTCAAAGAAACAAAGAAAAGAAGAGAAGAAACGTAGAAAATATGAAGCAGAACTACAAAGTGTTGAAGCGGCACCGGAACAGACTGAAGAAGAACCCGAAGTGCCTAAAAAAGGCAAGAAAAACAAGAACAAGGAGAATTCCCATGCACAAGAACAAGTCAACGGACAAGAAACTGACAAGAACAAGAAACGTAAACGACAAGACACGGTCAACCAACCAGATATAGAGGAAAACGGTGTCGCTGACATGGAAAATTTGGcaattaaagaaaaaactatCAAGAAAAAGTTAAGGAAGGATAGCAAACATGAAGCCGATGAAAGTGTTTGCCTTCACGACCAAAACGTTGCAAACGGTGAAACCGAAGCCACTGAAACTAACGGGAAAAATGGGAAATTCAATTGGCACGAAGTAATAATATCTCTTTTGAAGAAAAAAGATAACGAATTACCATTCAAACGTTTACAGAAAAAGGTTCTGGGCGAATATTCTGAGTATACTGGGTGTGAGGTAGATGACCGCATAGCTGATAAATTTATTAAGAAATTGAAAAGCGCCCCCAATGTAAGGGTTGATAAGAACAGAGTTCTGTTACTTGATGAATAG